Within the Streptomyces sp. R41 genome, the region ATGCCCGGCGTCTTGTCGCTCACGTCGTGGGAAACCATGGGCTCATCGTATCGATTCCCGGTCCGGGTCCCGGAATGTGATCTCAGATAGTGGATGAATTCTGACCGAATTGCGGGATCGAGTCGGGATCGCTCCTGGATCGGTCCGGATCAGTACGCCTCCACCACCTTGATCTCCTCCTCCGTCACCTCGCCCTCCACGATCCGGTACGAGCGGAACTGGAAGGGGCCGGCGTCGTCCGTGTCGGCGGTGGAGACCAGGACGTAGTGCGCCTCGGGTTCGTTCGCGTACGAGATGTCCGTGCGGGACGGATACGCCTCGGTCGCGGTGTGGGAGTGGTAGATGATCACCGGCTCCTCGTCGCGGTCGTCCATCTCGCGGTACAGCTTCAGCAGGTCGCCGGAGTCGAACTCGTAGAAGGTGGGCGAACGGGCGGCGTTGAGCATCGGGATGAACCGCTCGGGGCGGCCGGTGCCCACCGGGCCCGCGACGACGCCGCACGCCTCGTCGGGGTGGTCCTGGCGCGCGTGCGCGACGATCTGGTCGAAGAGGGCCTGGGTGATGGTCAGCATGTTCGCCAGGATAAGCAGAAGGGCCACTCCGTACCGAGGGGTGGTACGGAGCGGCCCACATGGTGAACCAGGAAGGTCGGCCGACCTCGGTCAGGAACGCCGGCCGACCTTGGCCTGGAAGGTCAGCCGACCTTCTCGAACTCCGGCTCGCGGCGCTCGGTGACCTCCGGGTTCCGCGCCTTCAGGACCGCCCAGCCGACGGCCAGGACGGCGGCCCAGCCGGCCATCACGTACAGGCAGATGCGCGAGTCGGCGTCGTACGCGATCAGACCGGTGACGAAGAGCAGGAACACGACCGCGATCCAGCTGCACTTCGCGCCGCCCGGGGCCGGGAAGGAGGACGCGGGCAGGCGCCCGGCGTCGACCGCGCGGCGG harbors:
- a CDS encoding Mov34/MPN/PAD-1 family protein, which gives rise to MLTITQALFDQIVAHARQDHPDEACGVVAGPVGTGRPERFIPMLNAARSPTFYEFDSGDLLKLYREMDDRDEEPVIIYHSHTATEAYPSRTDISYANEPEAHYVLVSTADTDDAGPFQFRSYRIVEGEVTEEEIKVVEAY